A segment of the Aureimonas sp. SA4125 genome:
CAGTGGAGTTCCGACATCTGCGCCCCGCCGACCGTCAGGCCACGGCAGCCGGCCCGGTCGATCTCCTTCCAGGCCGAGCTACCCTCGGGATTCTTGAAGGTCGAACCACCGGTCTTCTCGCGCACCGGCTGCACCGTCTCGCGGTGATGCCGGACCTCGTCCATTCGCGTGCGGATCTCGTCGCGGGATGCGGGCTCGCCCTCGAGTTCGACCGCGGTGAAGATCAAGTCGGCGGCAGCACCGGAATGGCGGTAGGCATAGCGCATCTCGGCGTTCGACAGCAGATGCAGTCGCCCCTGCCGGTCGACAGCGCGCACTTCGCGGACGCGCTCGCGCGTCTCGGCGCCGTTGGCACCGGCATTCATGCGCAGCGCGCCACCCATCGAGCCGGGGATGCCGTGGTAGAAATGGAAGCCGCCGATCCCCGCTTCCAGCGCGACAGCCGCAACCCGCTTGTCGGGCGCGGCCGCGCCGGCGCGGATGGTCGCCGGCCCCGAAGCTTCGGCCTGCCCGAAGCCCTTTGCCGACAGCCGGATGACGACGCCGGCGATGCCGCCGTCGCGCACCAGGAGATTGGAGCCGATGCCGACGGGGGTGACCGGAATATCTTCCGGCAGCGCCTGCAGGAAGGCGGAGAGGTCTTCCTCGTCGGCTGGCTGAAACAGGATCTCCGCCGCCCCTCCGGCACGAAACCAGGTGATCTTGTCCATGCCGGCATCGGCCGTCAGCCGGCCCCGGATGCCGGAAAACCGATCGCCCAGACGGGCGAGGAGGCCCGCGCCATCGATGGATCGCGTGCGCGCCGTCATCCCGTGTGCTTGGCCTGCAGCGCCGCCAGTTCCTTCGGCAGGGCATAGGCCCATTGCGTGATCGAGCCGGCGCCGAGGAAG
Coding sequences within it:
- the murB gene encoding UDP-N-acetylmuramate dehydrogenase — translated: MTARTRSIDGAGLLARLGDRFSGIRGRLTADAGMDKITWFRAGGAAEILFQPADEEDLSAFLQALPEDIPVTPVGIGSNLLVRDGGIAGVVIRLSAKGFGQAEASGPATIRAGAAAPDKRVAAVALEAGIGGFHFYHGIPGSMGGALRMNAGANGAETRERVREVRAVDRQGRLHLLSNAEMRYAYRHSGAAADLIFTAVELEGEPASRDEIRTRMDEVRHHRETVQPVREKTGGSTFKNPEGSSAWKEIDRAGCRGLTVGGAQMSELHCNFMINTGSATGFDLETLGETVRERVFATSGIDLHWEIKRIGAFLPDRVVEPFSP